A window of the Pseudomonadota bacterium genome harbors these coding sequences:
- a CDS encoding glyceraldehyde-3-phosphate dehydrogenase, which produces MTRTASDEILDQWKSRQHLAEKMIPLVGQLYRENGVAVKVFGRRLINTNTVDIIKAHRFGRSMVGQELDIASSYAMLEKIVAMDLAPARLDLGKLASQYTALDPAPPLEDYLAEQLGVVAGRQADRGEPKDVVLYGFGRIGRLLARLLIERTGSGYNMRLRAIVVRGKGDDLEKRASLLRRDSIHGPFNGSITVDEEQKAIIANGSLIQMIYANSPDEVDYTAYGIDNALIVDNTGIWKDRDGLGLHLKSKGASKVLLTAPAKGDIKNIVYGVNSDEIDADDTILCAASCTTNAIVPVLKVVNDRFGIRSGHIETVHSYTNDQNLVDNMHKAERRGRSAPMNMVITSTGAAKAVAKALPELAGKLTGNAIRVPTPNVSLAVMNLNLDEATDADALNTFLRDQALHTLQGQIGYTSSTELVSTDLVGSHDAGVVDSAATIVDGDRVVLYVWYDNEAGYSSQVVRVMQQVVGLDMPVLPSA; this is translated from the coding sequence ATGACCCGCACCGCCAGTGATGAAATCCTCGACCAATGGAAATCCCGTCAGCACCTCGCTGAGAAAATGATCCCGTTGGTCGGCCAGCTCTACCGAGAGAACGGCGTCGCCGTCAAGGTGTTCGGCCGCCGGCTGATCAACACCAACACTGTCGACATCATCAAGGCACACCGCTTCGGACGCTCGATGGTGGGTCAGGAACTCGACATCGCCTCGAGCTACGCCATGCTCGAGAAGATCGTCGCGATGGACCTCGCGCCGGCGCGACTCGATCTCGGCAAGCTTGCCAGCCAGTACACCGCACTCGACCCGGCGCCCCCGCTCGAGGACTACCTCGCCGAGCAGCTCGGCGTGGTCGCCGGCCGACAGGCCGACCGCGGTGAACCCAAGGACGTTGTCCTCTACGGCTTCGGTCGCATCGGGCGCCTGCTCGCCCGACTGCTGATCGAGCGCACCGGCAGTGGCTACAACATGCGCCTGCGTGCCATCGTGGTTCGCGGCAAGGGCGACGACCTCGAAAAGCGCGCCAGCCTGCTGCGCCGGGATTCGATTCACGGGCCGTTCAACGGCTCGATCACGGTCGACGAAGAGCAGAAGGCGATCATCGCCAACGGCAGCCTGATCCAGATGATCTACGCCAACAGCCCGGACGAGGTCGACTACACCGCCTACGGCATCGACAACGCGCTGATCGTCGACAACACCGGGATCTGGAAAGACCGCGACGGACTCGGCTTGCATTTGAAATCCAAGGGCGCGAGCAAGGTGCTGCTCACCGCACCCGCCAAGGGCGACATCAAGAACATCGTCTACGGCGTCAACAGCGACGAGATCGACGCCGACGACACCATTCTGTGTGCGGCCTCGTGCACCACCAACGCCATCGTGCCGGTGCTGAAGGTGGTCAACGACCGTTTCGGCATCCGCAGCGGCCACATCGAAACCGTGCACAGCTACACCAACGACCAGAACCTGGTCGACAACATGCACAAGGCCGAGCGCCGCGGCCGCAGCGCGCCGATGAACATGGTGATCACCTCGACCGGCGCGGCGAAGGCCGTGGCCAAGGCGTTGCCCGAGCTCGCGGGCAAACTGACCGGCAACGCCATCCGGGTGCCGACGCCGAACGTGTCCCTCGCGGTCATGAACCTCAACCTCGATGAAGCAACCGACGCAGACGCGCTGAACACCTTCCTGCGCGATCAGGCGTTGCACACACTGCAGGGCCAGATCGGCTACACCTCGTCCACCGAGCTGGTCTCGACCGACCTCGTCGGTTCGCACGACGCAGGTGTGGTCGACTCGGCGGCGACCATCGTCGACGGTGACCGGGTTGTCTTGTACGTCTGGTACGACAATGAAGCCGGCTACAGCAGCCAGGTGGTGCGCGTGATGCAGCAGGTGGTCGGCCTCGACATGCCGGTGCTGCCCTCAGCCTGA
- a CDS encoding NAD-dependent protein deacetylase, whose translation MQDLRRVGPPREQVDDPDAATERLRRFLLDHRPLVLTGAGISVAAGLPAYRDATGQWQHAQPMQHRDFLGSDAARRRYWSRAMLGWRAFSAAAPSPVHRSLARWQHAERIGLIVTQNVDALHQRAGSIDVLDLHGRLDTVVCLDCQAESPRSAMQDRLEAANPDRVTPLARVVKPDGDTGVDTVDADFRLPACERCGGRLKPDVVFYGDTVPRARVDAVKAALDTAGALLVIGSSLSVYSGYRVARWAAESGFPTVLVNPGVTRADPLADVRLAVDAQTVLPTV comes from the coding sequence GTGCAGGACCTCCGTCGCGTCGGCCCGCCGCGCGAACAGGTCGACGACCCCGACGCCGCAACCGAAAGGCTGCGGCGTTTTCTGTTGGACCACCGCCCCCTGGTGCTCACCGGCGCAGGCATCAGCGTCGCCGCCGGCCTGCCGGCCTACCGCGACGCCACCGGCCAGTGGCAGCACGCGCAACCGATGCAGCACCGCGATTTCCTCGGGTCGGACGCCGCCCGCCGGCGCTACTGGTCGCGCGCCATGCTCGGTTGGCGCGCGTTCTCGGCCGCCGCGCCAAGCCCGGTGCACCGCTCACTCGCGCGCTGGCAGCACGCCGAGCGCATCGGCCTGATCGTCACCCAGAACGTCGACGCCCTGCACCAACGCGCGGGTAGCATAGACGTGCTCGACTTGCACGGCAGACTGGACACCGTCGTCTGCCTCGATTGCCAGGCAGAGAGCCCACGCAGCGCAATGCAGGACCGTTTGGAAGCGGCCAACCCCGACCGGGTCACGCCGTTGGCACGCGTGGTCAAGCCCGACGGCGACACCGGCGTTGACACCGTCGACGCCGACTTCCGCTTGCCGGCCTGCGAGCGCTGCGGCGGCCGGTTGAAACCCGATGTGGTGTTCTACGGCGACACCGTGCCCCGCGCCCGCGTCGACGCCGTGAAGGCCGCGCTCGATACGGCCGGCGCCCTGTTGGTGATCGGCAGCTCACTGAGTGTCTACTCGGGCTACCGTGTCGCGCGCTGGGCCGCCGAATCGGGCTTTCCGACCGTGCTCGTCAACCCCGGGGTGACGCGGGCCGACCCACTCGCCGACGTGCGTCTGGCCGTCGACGCACAAACGGTGCTGCCCACCGTCTGA
- a CDS encoding thiol:disulfide interchange protein DsbA/DsbL, with translation MILNAFRASLAALFLLLAGGAHAMDGYETLPLAGDQRSDGKVEVIKFFWYGCPHCYAAEPTVNSWVDEKPDNVIFRREAPPLNQGWTVHSQAFYAAQLMGVLDEFHDAFFNEIHQNKNRMRRPSDIGDFVETLGIDSKKFMSTMKSFAVQGKIQNSMKLAQKFRLTGVPTVIVDGRYKTGGSIAGSYPRMMEVVGSLAADVTGS, from the coding sequence ATGATCCTGAACGCCTTTCGCGCCAGCCTCGCCGCGCTCTTTCTGCTGCTCGCCGGTGGCGCCCACGCGATGGACGGCTACGAGACCCTGCCGCTCGCGGGTGATCAGCGCTCTGACGGCAAGGTCGAAGTGATCAAATTCTTCTGGTACGGCTGCCCGCACTGCTACGCGGCGGAACCCACCGTCAACAGCTGGGTGGACGAGAAGCCTGACAACGTGATCTTTCGCCGCGAAGCACCGCCCTTGAACCAGGGCTGGACCGTCCATTCGCAGGCCTTCTACGCCGCCCAGCTCATGGGCGTGCTGGACGAATTCCACGACGCATTCTTCAACGAGATCCACCAGAACAAGAACCGGATGCGACGCCCGTCCGACATCGGCGACTTCGTCGAGACGCTCGGCATCGACAGCAAGAAATTCATGAGCACCATGAAATCCTTTGCGGTACAGGGCAAGATCCAGAACTCGATGAAGCTCGCACAGAAGTTTCGCCTCACCGGCGTGCCGACGGTTATCGTCGACGGGCGCTACAAGACCGGCGGCTCCATTGCCGGCTCCTACCCCCGCATGATGGAGGTGGTCGGGTCACTCGCCGCTGACGTCACCGGCAGCTAA
- the ccsB gene encoding c-type cytochrome biogenesis protein CcsB translates to MNTSQDTLLAEFDRKPLLRRLGAVDWLWAVALAVLSWNTLSLYGGVMDGYEIGITIGSALSLVWLGWVWRPMAVLSIVVAAMSLFAIWLYGDSLAPAETNFFLKYLIASQQAVMWMSALYVLATASYFFGLAANSDFADRVGTALTWSATAFGFTGLFVRWRESYLVHPDFGHIPVSNLYEVFILFCIITALLYLYYEQKSGTRRAGGFALAVISAAVGFILWYTFDRGAHEIQPLVPALQSYWMKIHVPANFVGYGAFSLAAMLSVAWLFRDRRDRAGKPSRLPEAELLDDITYKAIALGFAFFTIATVLGAMWAAEAWGGYWSWDPKETWALIVWLNYAGWLHLRLTKGWRGAHMAWWSIAGFFITLFAFLGVNMFLGGLHSYGEL, encoded by the coding sequence ATGAACACCTCTCAAGACACGCTGCTCGCGGAATTCGACCGCAAGCCGCTGCTGCGCCGCCTCGGGGCGGTCGACTGGCTCTGGGCCGTCGCGTTGGCGGTGCTGTCTTGGAACACCCTGAGCCTCTACGGCGGGGTCATGGATGGCTATGAAATCGGCATCACCATCGGCTCGGCGCTGTCGCTGGTCTGGCTCGGCTGGGTGTGGCGACCGATGGCCGTGCTCTCGATCGTGGTGGCGGCCATGAGCCTCTTCGCGATCTGGCTCTACGGCGACTCGCTCGCGCCAGCGGAAACGAATTTCTTCCTGAAGTACCTGATCGCGAGCCAGCAGGCCGTGATGTGGATGAGCGCGCTCTACGTGCTGGCGACGGCGAGCTACTTCTTCGGCCTTGCAGCCAACTCCGACTTTGCCGACAGGGTGGGCACCGCGCTCACCTGGTCGGCCACCGCCTTCGGCTTCACCGGCCTCTTCGTGCGCTGGCGCGAGTCCTACCTCGTGCACCCGGATTTCGGCCACATCCCGGTCAGCAACCTCTACGAAGTCTTCATCCTGTTCTGCATCATCACGGCGCTGCTGTACCTCTACTACGAACAGAAGAGCGGCACCCGTCGCGCGGGCGGTTTTGCCCTGGCCGTGATCAGCGCGGCCGTGGGCTTCATTCTCTGGTACACCTTCGACCGAGGCGCCCACGAGATCCAGCCGCTGGTGCCCGCGCTGCAAAGCTACTGGATGAAGATCCACGTGCCGGCCAACTTCGTCGGCTACGGCGCCTTCTCGCTCGCGGCCATGCTGTCGGTGGCCTGGCTGTTCCGCGACCGCCGGGACCGCGCCGGCAAACCCAGCCGATTGCCCGAGGCCGAGCTGCTCGACGACATCACCTACAAGGCAATCGCGCTCGGCTTCGCGTTCTTCACCATCGCCACCGTGCTCGGCGCGATGTGGGCCGCCGAGGCCTGGGGCGGCTACTGGTCCTGGGACCCGAAGGAAACCTGGGCGCTGATCGTCTGGCTCAACTACGCCGGCTGGTTGCATTTGCGCCTGACCAAGGGCTGGCGCGGCGCGCACATGGCCTGGTGGTCGATCGCCGGGTTCTTCATCACCCTGTTTGCCTTCCTCGGCGTGAACATGTTCCTCGGCGGCCTGCACTCCTACGGCGAGCTCTAG
- a CDS encoding cytochrome c biogenesis protein ResB has protein sequence MSTSAQRRPATDSIWAFLGSMSFAITLLVVLSLASVIGTVLQQNQPWNDYIIKFGPFWFDVFRRVELFNVYGSVWFMLILLALLVSTSTCIARNWPAMQREMRNWRDRVQHRSLRAMSHNADWQSTAAPLTVTETAQRLLRARGYSTRVSGDDGRALLSAKRGNWNRVGYLSTHSAIVIICVGALLDSSLGWRFAELLGRLEPETRNIPASQVPPVSRLPLWNPGFRGNVEIPEGSSANLAFVPLRDGYLVQDLPFTIEVEAFRVEHHITGQPKSFESDLIIHDDTLDAPLRQTIEVNHPLSHRGYTIYQSSFGDGGTRVALNVWPLDGVTPTQEGVQGTVKRTLQVPAADGMRTLELDDFRLFNINPVLDDDGEVDQRNFGPALQFKVRESNGQAIEFFNYMSPVMINGTMTVLSGRRTSIGDEFEYLHIPADKKGTATRFLQYVDTLQNPDTMTRIVRVAVLGEQAEQASEEQLGLADAMGSLVPLFIERGFAGVEADIESRVPEAQRDTVREAYLRVFQRILTISYLEILAGEGTFAPDAFDEAWLENAINALNGLSVYGSPFYVQMTQFEHRESTGLQIAKSPGKAIVYFGSTLLMIGVFLLFYVQQRRLWLSVQRGEDGAQHVVFAGVPERARTEFDREFAVLAAGLEANTTRESASGEAR, from the coding sequence ATGAGCACTTCAGCACAACGACGGCCTGCCACGGATTCGATCTGGGCCTTCCTCGGCTCGATGAGCTTCGCGATCACGCTGCTCGTGGTGCTGTCGCTGGCGTCGGTGATCGGCACGGTGCTGCAGCAGAACCAGCCGTGGAACGACTACATCATCAAGTTCGGGCCGTTCTGGTTCGACGTGTTCCGCCGCGTCGAGCTCTTCAACGTGTACGGCAGCGTCTGGTTCATGCTGATTCTGCTGGCGCTGCTGGTGTCGACGAGCACGTGCATTGCACGGAACTGGCCGGCAATGCAGCGCGAGATGCGCAACTGGCGCGACCGCGTGCAGCACCGCTCGCTGCGCGCCATGTCCCACAACGCGGACTGGCAGAGCACCGCAGCACCGCTGACGGTCACTGAGACCGCGCAGCGCCTGCTGCGCGCCCGCGGCTACAGCACCCGGGTCAGCGGCGACGATGGCCGCGCCCTGTTGAGCGCGAAGCGCGGCAACTGGAACCGCGTGGGGTACCTCTCCACCCACAGCGCCATCGTGATCATCTGCGTCGGCGCCCTGCTCGACAGCTCGCTCGGCTGGCGTTTCGCCGAACTGCTCGGGCGCCTCGAACCCGAGACGCGCAACATCCCGGCCTCGCAGGTGCCGCCGGTCAGTCGCCTGCCGCTGTGGAACCCGGGCTTCCGCGGCAACGTCGAAATCCCCGAGGGCTCGAGCGCCAACCTCGCGTTCGTGCCGCTGCGCGACGGCTACCTGGTCCAGGACCTGCCGTTCACCATTGAGGTCGAAGCCTTCCGGGTCGAGCACCACATCACCGGGCAACCCAAATCGTTCGAGAGTGATCTGATCATCCACGACGACACCCTCGACGCGCCGTTGCGCCAGACGATCGAGGTCAACCACCCACTGTCGCACCGCGGCTACACGATCTACCAATCGAGTTTCGGCGACGGCGGCACCCGCGTGGCGCTGAACGTCTGGCCGCTCGACGGCGTGACACCCACCCAGGAGGGCGTACAGGGCACAGTCAAGCGCACCTTGCAGGTTCCCGCCGCGGACGGCATGCGCACACTGGAGCTGGACGACTTCCGTCTGTTCAACATCAACCCCGTGCTCGACGACGACGGAGAGGTCGATCAACGCAACTTCGGTCCGGCCTTGCAATTCAAGGTGCGCGAAAGCAATGGGCAGGCGATCGAGTTCTTCAATTACATGTCGCCAGTGATGATCAACGGCACCATGACGGTGCTGAGCGGCCGACGGACCAGCATCGGCGACGAGTTCGAGTACCTGCACATCCCGGCTGACAAGAAGGGCACCGCCACGCGCTTTCTGCAGTATGTCGACACACTGCAGAACCCCGACACCATGACGCGCATCGTCCGCGTGGCCGTGCTCGGCGAGCAGGCGGAGCAGGCCTCCGAAGAGCAACTCGGCTTGGCTGACGCGATGGGCTCGCTGGTGCCCCTGTTCATCGAGCGCGGCTTCGCAGGCGTCGAGGCCGACATCGAGTCACGTGTGCCCGAAGCGCAGCGGGACACCGTGCGCGAAGCCTACCTCCGGGTCTTTCAACGCATCCTGACCATCAGCTACCTCGAGATACTCGCCGGCGAGGGCACCTTCGCGCCCGACGCATTCGATGAGGCCTGGCTCGAGAACGCGATCAACGCCCTGAACGGACTCTCGGTGTACGGCTCGCCGTTCTACGTGCAAATGACACAATTCGAACACCGCGAGTCGACCGGCCTCCAAATTGCGAAGTCACCGGGGAAGGCGATTGTCTATTTCGGGTCAACCCTGTTGATGATCGGGGTCTTTTTGCTGTTTTATGTGCAACAGCGGCGGTTGTGGCTGTCCGTGCAACGCGGCGAAGACGGCGCGCAGCATGTGGTCTTCGCCGGTGTGCCCGAGCGGGCGCGCACGGAGTTCGACCGGGAATTTGCCGTCCTGGCAGCGGGGCTGGAAGCCAACACGACGCGTGAGAGCGCGTCAGGAGAAGCGCGATGA
- a CDS encoding c-type cytochrome, which produces MKKFLVSLICGAALAVNGSALATGDAAAGQGKAMVCAACHGADGNATTPTFPKLAGQHADYTIKQLAAFKSGARANAVMMPQAAGLSDQDMADLAAFYAEQTGSVGVAGEGAVPLGETIYRAGIPGSSTPACASCHGPNGAGVPGAGFPMLSGQHADYTVAQLRAYRDGSRNSDPNGVMRTATKRMTDAEIDAVAAYIQGLY; this is translated from the coding sequence ATGAAAAAGTTTCTGGTATCCCTCATCTGCGGCGCTGCTCTGGCGGTCAACGGCTCGGCGCTCGCCACTGGGGACGCCGCGGCGGGCCAGGGCAAAGCCATGGTCTGTGCGGCCTGTCACGGCGCTGACGGCAACGCGACAACCCCGACCTTCCCCAAACTCGCCGGCCAGCACGCGGACTACACGATCAAGCAGCTCGCGGCGTTCAAATCCGGCGCGCGTGCCAACGCCGTCATGATGCCGCAGGCCGCGGGCCTGAGCGACCAGGACATGGCCGACCTTGCGGCCTTCTACGCCGAACAGACCGGTTCGGTCGGCGTGGCCGGTGAGGGTGCCGTGCCGCTCGGTGAGACAATCTACCGCGCCGGCATCCCCGGCTCGAGCACACCGGCGTGTGCCAGCTGCCACGGGCCGAACGGCGCGGGCGTGCCCGGCGCCGGCTTTCCAATGCTGAGTGGCCAGCACGCGGACTACACGGTAGCGCAGTTGCGCGCCTACCGCGATGGCAGCCGCAACTCCGATCCGAACGGCGTGATGCGCACCGCAACCAAGCGCATGACCGACGCCGAAATCGACGCGGTAGCGGCCTACATCCAGGGCCTCTACTGA
- the yihA gene encoding ribosome biogenesis GTP-binding protein YihA/YsxC produces MNPLYFQAQFATSADALRQLPGDAVVEVAFAGRSNAGKSSALNGITRNRKLARTSKTPGRTQLINYFQLGDATGHYLVDLPGYGYAKVSRDKRAHWQRVLGDYLVERVPLKCLVMLTDVRHPLTDVDWQLLDFVLGRRQGPPLDLHILLTKADKLSRNKAHAALHACVRELEDAGVEATLQLFSALKGDGVKDVHSVLDGYFTPDGS; encoded by the coding sequence GTGAACCCCCTCTATTTCCAAGCGCAGTTCGCCACCAGTGCCGACGCCTTGCGGCAGCTGCCGGGCGACGCCGTCGTCGAGGTGGCGTTCGCCGGGCGGTCGAATGCGGGCAAATCCAGTGCGCTGAACGGCATCACGCGCAACCGCAAACTGGCGCGCACCTCGAAGACACCGGGGCGCACACAGCTCATCAACTATTTTCAGCTTGGCGACGCCACCGGGCACTACCTGGTCGACTTGCCGGGCTACGGCTACGCCAAGGTGTCGCGCGACAAGCGCGCGCACTGGCAGCGCGTGCTGGGCGACTACCTGGTCGAACGGGTGCCGTTGAAGTGCCTGGTCATGTTGACCGACGTGCGCCACCCGCTGACCGACGTCGACTGGCAGCTGCTGGATTTTGTTCTCGGTCGGCGACAGGGGCCGCCGCTCGACCTGCACATCCTCCTGACCAAGGCTGACAAACTCAGCCGAAACAAGGCGCACGCGGCCCTGCACGCCTGCGTGCGTGAACTCGAGGACGCCGGTGTCGAGGCCACCCTGCAGCTGTTCTCCGCATTGAAAGGCGACGGCGTGAAGGACGTGCACAGCGTGCTCGATGGCTATTTCACGCCGGATGGCAGCTAG
- a CDS encoding thiamine pyrophosphate-binding protein, producing the protein MNSSTTPVKPRRVADALVRTLCGRGVSRVFALSGNQIMPLFDACLDAGLEIVHTRHEAACVYMAEAHAQLTGELGVALVTAGVGLGNAVGPLYCALTSETPVLLLSGDSPQAQDGHGAFQELDQATLTRAVTRFCARPTSAAAVAADLDTACRIAIGSHPGPVHLALPADVLAQPCESDTGATPGDPDAAAAVASTDVAEVAATLARATQPLIVLGPTLNATRQPGLVDALERATGAPTVVAESPRGLKDPTYANLGSTISNADTVVLLGKPCDFSLGFGGMAAPDSHWTLVHADAAVLQQAATNLAATPHSGIQADPIGFARRLAETGPRAAVPAWRTRCDVWLAPLNATGTATVAGSLHPATVCRAVQDALNRSSNAILITDGGEFGQWAQACCRAPRRVVNGVAGSIGGAIPAAVAASLADPTADIVVLMGDGSAGFHLLELDTAVRVGARFHLVIGNDRRWNAEHQIQLRDYGIDRLVGCELGEADYAAVARGLGACGERVSTVAALTEALARRVSTPLCVDTAIESVAAPATT; encoded by the coding sequence ATGAATTCATCGACCACCCCAGTCAAACCGCGTCGCGTCGCCGACGCGCTGGTGCGCACGCTCTGCGGGCGCGGCGTCAGCCGCGTGTTTGCGCTGTCGGGCAACCAGATCATGCCGCTGTTCGACGCGTGCCTCGACGCCGGGCTCGAGATCGTGCACACCCGGCACGAGGCGGCCTGTGTGTACATGGCCGAGGCGCACGCGCAGCTCACCGGCGAGCTCGGTGTGGCGCTGGTCACGGCCGGCGTGGGGCTCGGCAACGCGGTCGGCCCGCTGTACTGCGCGCTCACCTCCGAGACGCCGGTGCTGTTGCTCTCCGGTGATTCGCCGCAAGCGCAGGACGGCCACGGCGCGTTTCAGGAACTGGATCAGGCGACCCTGACCCGGGCCGTCACGCGCTTTTGCGCGCGACCGACCTCCGCGGCCGCCGTGGCGGCAGACCTTGACACAGCCTGCCGGATTGCGATCGGTAGCCACCCGGGGCCTGTGCACCTCGCGCTGCCGGCGGATGTGTTGGCCCAGCCGTGTGAATCGGACACCGGCGCTACGCCTGGCGATCCCGACGCCGCTGCCGCGGTTGCATCGACCGACGTGGCCGAGGTCGCTGCCACTCTGGCAAGGGCAACGCAGCCGTTGATCGTGCTCGGCCCCACGCTCAACGCCACACGTCAGCCGGGGTTGGTCGACGCGCTGGAGCGCGCAACCGGCGCGCCCACCGTCGTGGCCGAGAGCCCGCGCGGCCTCAAGGACCCGACTTATGCCAACCTTGGCTCTACGATCAGCAACGCGGACACGGTGGTGCTGCTCGGCAAGCCCTGCGACTTCAGCCTGGGTTTCGGGGGTATGGCGGCACCCGACAGCCACTGGACACTCGTGCACGCCGACGCCGCCGTGCTGCAGCAGGCGGCAACCAACCTGGCAGCAACGCCGCACAGTGGCATCCAGGCCGACCCGATCGGTTTCGCCCGGCGCCTCGCCGAGACCGGCCCGCGTGCCGCCGTGCCAGCCTGGCGCACCCGCTGCGACGTGTGGCTGGCACCGCTAAATGCCACGGGGACGGCAACCGTCGCGGGCAGCTTGCACCCGGCCACCGTGTGCCGTGCCGTGCAGGACGCGCTCAACCGCAGCAGCAATGCAATCCTGATCACCGACGGCGGTGAGTTCGGTCAGTGGGCGCAGGCGTGTTGTCGCGCACCACGCCGCGTTGTCAATGGCGTCGCCGGCAGCATCGGCGGCGCGATTCCGGCGGCGGTGGCTGCCAGCCTCGCCGACCCGACGGCGGACATCGTCGTGCTGATGGGCGACGGCAGCGCCGGCTTTCACCTGCTGGAGCTCGACACAGCCGTGCGCGTCGGCGCGCGCTTTCACCTGGTCATCGGCAACGACCGCCGCTGGAACGCCGAACACCAGATTCAGCTGCGCGACTACGGCATCGATCGACTGGTCGGCTGCGAACTGGGCGAGGCCGACTACGCGGCGGTGGCGCGCGGCCTCGGCGCCTGCGGCGAGCGCGTGAGCACGGTTGCCGCGCTCACCGAGGCCCTCGCCCGCCGGGTGTCAACGCCGCTGTGCGTCGACACGGCCATAGAGAGTGTTGCAGCCCCGGCCACAACCTGA
- a CDS encoding fumarate hydratase C-terminal domain-containing protein, with protein MDGLAKPREVRLSTTPTPEALAELQLGDIVMLDGLIYTAREGVYMRALEEGANIPMELPAESAANFHCSPAASIRADGSFDMGAVTATASFRFAKWLPEWFDKSGAKLIIGKGGMSSQDYRDHFVPNGAVYLSTVGYGTGALLGRGIEKVEAVHWHAELGLAQAMWVIRARGMGPFIVASDLEGNCLFERENAKISAGLDAVYAGTRPAVLKRFGETDDRSDELI; from the coding sequence ATGGACGGCCTAGCCAAACCGCGCGAGGTGCGCCTGAGCACCACCCCGACACCCGAGGCGCTCGCCGAACTGCAACTCGGCGACATCGTCATGCTCGACGGCTTGATCTACACTGCGCGGGAAGGGGTGTACATGCGTGCGCTCGAAGAGGGCGCCAACATCCCGATGGAACTGCCCGCCGAGAGTGCAGCCAATTTTCACTGCTCGCCCGCGGCCAGCATCCGCGCTGACGGCAGCTTCGACATGGGCGCCGTGACGGCCACCGCATCATTCCGTTTCGCCAAGTGGCTGCCAGAGTGGTTTGACAAGTCCGGCGCCAAACTGATCATTGGCAAGGGTGGGATGTCGTCGCAGGACTACCGGGACCATTTCGTGCCGAACGGCGCGGTGTATCTTTCGACCGTGGGCTACGGCACGGGTGCGCTGCTCGGGCGTGGCATCGAGAAGGTCGAAGCCGTGCACTGGCACGCCGAGCTCGGCCTCGCGCAAGCCATGTGGGTCATCCGAGCCCGCGGCATGGGCCCGTTCATCGTCGCCTCGGACCTCGAAGGCAACTGCCTGTTCGAGCGCGAAAACGCCAAGATCAGCGCCGGACTCGACGCCGTCTACGCCGGCACCCGCCCGGCGGTGCTCAAGCGCTTCGGCGAAACCGACGACCGGTCCGATGAACTCATCTGA
- a CDS encoding fumarate hydratase: protein MIPITQIEETAGALMAKAAIEIPDDYHSGLKQAARTETGPLANYVLNAMLDNYAAAKLDRCAMCGDTGTPRWYVKIGNEARIEGGPIALEAALRRATASATTEVPLRPNRVHPLWRTDHNNNVGIGAPEIEYAFEPEGDWLDLITVHKGGLFGTDYRMLFPSDGIEGIKRFYLDSLVAFGKRGLACQPAIIGIGLGGCKDTCMVLGKRAACLRTVGSVNPDPKIAELEAEFKELGNSIGMGAMGFVGKNMVVDCHIEVGYCHTGGMQMSVHAFCLSSRRAVARLYPDGRVEHRTDPDWFTDYQRRETVEWTA, encoded by the coding sequence ATGATTCCGATCACGCAAATAGAAGAAACGGCAGGGGCACTGATGGCAAAGGCGGCCATCGAGATCCCCGATGACTACCACAGTGGCCTGAAACAGGCCGCCAGGACCGAGACCGGGCCACTCGCCAACTACGTGCTGAACGCGATGCTCGACAACTACGCCGCAGCCAAACTCGACCGGTGTGCAATGTGTGGCGACACCGGCACGCCACGCTGGTACGTGAAGATAGGCAACGAGGCGCGCATCGAGGGCGGCCCGATCGCGCTCGAGGCCGCCCTGCGACGCGCCACGGCAAGCGCGACCACCGAGGTGCCACTGCGACCGAACCGCGTGCACCCCCTGTGGCGTACCGACCACAACAACAACGTCGGCATCGGCGCGCCGGAGATCGAGTACGCCTTCGAACCCGAGGGCGATTGGCTCGACCTGATCACGGTGCACAAGGGCGGCCTGTTCGGCACCGACTACCGCATGCTGTTCCCCTCCGACGGCATCGAGGGCATCAAGCGCTTCTACCTCGACAGCCTCGTGGCGTTCGGCAAGCGCGGCCTCGCCTGCCAGCCAGCCATCATCGGCATCGGCCTCGGTGGCTGCAAGGACACCTGCATGGTGCTCGGCAAGCGGGCCGCCTGCCTGCGCACCGTCGGCAGTGTCAACCCCGACCCGAAAATCGCCGAGCTCGAAGCCGAGTTCAAGGAACTCGGCAACTCGATCGGCATGGGCGCGATGGGTTTTGTCGGCAAGAACATGGTGGTCGATTGCCACATCGAGGTCGGCTACTGCCACACCGGTGGCATGCAGATGAGCGTGCACGCTTTCTGCCTGTCCTCGCGTCGTGCGGTCGCCCGGCTGTACCCCGATGGCCGTGTGGAACACCGCACAGACCCGGACTGGTTCACCGACTACCAACGACGGGAGACAGTCGAATGGACGGCCTAG